A part of Haloarchaeobius sp. HME9146 genomic DNA contains:
- a CDS encoding aldo/keto reductase, with protein MEYTTLGDTGMEVSRICLGCMSFGTSDWRDWVLDEEEGIELVNRALDLGVNFFDTANMYSDGESERVLGKALEGQRDEAVVATKCYFQMDEDDPNSGGLSRKAIEQALEGSLDRLGMDTIDLYQIHRWDYDTPIEQTMRALDDAVRRGKVRYLGASSMWAHQFAEALHTSDHLGLDRFMTMQNHYNLLYREEEREMLPLCEKEDVGVIPWSPLARGYLARPHEEFDATARGKSDEHAKAHPYFEGGGREVNERVQELAEQEGVSMAQIGLAWLFSKDTVDAPIVGTTSIEHLEAAVEALDIDLSDSDIEWLEEPYEPVRVSGHD; from the coding sequence ATGGAGTACACTACACTGGGTGACACCGGTATGGAGGTCAGCCGAATCTGTCTCGGGTGCATGAGCTTCGGGACCTCGGACTGGCGCGACTGGGTCCTCGACGAGGAGGAGGGTATCGAGCTCGTGAACCGGGCGCTCGACCTCGGTGTCAACTTCTTCGACACCGCGAACATGTACTCGGACGGCGAGTCCGAGCGCGTCCTCGGGAAGGCCCTGGAGGGACAGCGCGACGAGGCCGTCGTCGCCACGAAGTGCTACTTCCAGATGGACGAGGACGACCCGAACTCGGGTGGACTCTCCCGGAAGGCCATCGAGCAGGCGCTGGAGGGGTCGCTTGACCGGTTGGGCATGGACACCATCGACCTCTACCAGATTCACCGCTGGGATTACGACACACCCATCGAGCAGACGATGCGCGCCCTCGATGACGCGGTGCGCCGCGGAAAGGTCCGGTATCTCGGTGCGTCCTCGATGTGGGCGCACCAGTTCGCCGAGGCGCTGCACACCAGCGACCACCTCGGGCTCGACCGCTTCATGACGATGCAGAACCACTACAACCTGCTCTACCGCGAGGAGGAGCGCGAGATGCTGCCCCTCTGTGAGAAAGAAGACGTCGGCGTCATCCCGTGGTCACCACTTGCCCGCGGCTACCTCGCCCGCCCGCACGAGGAGTTCGACGCGACCGCCCGCGGCAAAAGCGACGAACACGCGAAGGCCCACCCGTACTTCGAGGGTGGCGGCCGCGAGGTGAACGAACGGGTGCAGGAACTCGCCGAACAGGAGGGCGTCTCGATGGCCCAGATCGGCCTCGCGTGGCTGTTCTCGAAGGACACCGTCGACGCGCCTATCGTGGGCACGACGAGCATCGAACACCTCGAAGCCGCGGTCGAGGCACTGGACATCGACCTCTCTGATTCCGACATCGAGTGGCTCGAGGAACCGTACGAGCCGGTCCGGGTGTCGGGACACGACTGA
- a CDS encoding ABC transporter permease subunit → MSRRGLDRVLSLRKTLRIARWEVARSAGTLDRQTVALALVLVAVGAIVGPTVVAQGPGLDDGIYRVGVEEDSPYHDVVTNTSQFVARPDDASAAALKSGEIDVLIPERGEPIPRPTRKGQAAYAEFRTAVQEYNDQLMGNESNQSAAFPVDVSLQYESRAGSALTGGAGSGGGTGDNGGSGGDAGTGGAAGGGSDGGQAAVGGGDDGQVQAPRLGGSAIVSGSTSGSPSNISPPFPFASLVLAFLFIVPMNFIIQAYGSTIINERINRRGELMLVSPVSRRDIIAGKTLPYLAALLVITVAIAILIGGTAVSVAAVLPIALLFLSATFVGGMFARSFKELTFVTITVSVFMTSYVFVPAIFTDVTPIALISPLTLVVMDLQNEAVTLGEYTFSTLPFYLTSLALFTFGAGTYREEDMFSQRPVHQKALDAIATRVRNKKTVALVTALFLPFVFVAELLAIAVLFIVPPALSVPVLFGAIALIEETAKSIHVYAGFEYARFERSPKTAVVLGLVSGFAFFVAEKLTLLVQLVQLQELTLGQRAYPEAAATDPVVVLGLLLLPLGLHTVTATISALGAQRSKRAYAAAFLLAVVVHVAYNMGVTQLVP, encoded by the coding sequence GTGAGCAGGCGCGGCCTCGACCGCGTCCTCTCGCTCCGCAAGACCCTGCGTATCGCCCGCTGGGAGGTCGCCCGGAGCGCCGGCACCCTCGACCGCCAGACCGTCGCGCTCGCGCTCGTCCTCGTCGCGGTCGGGGCCATCGTCGGGCCGACCGTCGTCGCACAGGGACCGGGCCTCGACGACGGTATCTACCGGGTCGGCGTCGAGGAGGACTCGCCCTACCACGACGTGGTCACGAACACCAGCCAGTTCGTGGCCAGACCTGACGACGCCAGCGCGGCCGCCCTGAAATCGGGCGAGATAGACGTCCTGATTCCCGAACGGGGCGAGCCCATCCCCAGACCGACCCGGAAGGGCCAGGCCGCCTACGCGGAGTTCCGGACGGCGGTCCAGGAGTACAACGACCAGCTGATGGGCAACGAGTCGAACCAGAGCGCCGCGTTCCCGGTCGACGTCTCGCTCCAGTACGAGAGCCGCGCCGGAAGCGCCCTCACCGGCGGTGCCGGGAGCGGCGGCGGAACTGGAGATAACGGCGGGAGCGGTGGCGACGCCGGCACCGGCGGTGCAGCAGGTGGCGGAAGCGACGGCGGCCAGGCCGCCGTCGGGGGCGGCGACGACGGGCAGGTTCAGGCCCCACGACTGGGTGGCTCGGCAATCGTCAGTGGCTCGACCTCGGGCTCGCCGAGCAACATCAGCCCGCCGTTCCCGTTCGCCTCGCTGGTGCTCGCGTTCCTCTTCATCGTCCCGATGAACTTCATCATCCAGGCGTACGGGAGCACCATCATCAACGAGCGCATCAACCGTCGGGGCGAGTTGATGCTCGTCTCGCCGGTCTCGCGCCGGGACATCATCGCGGGCAAGACCCTGCCCTACCTCGCCGCGTTGCTCGTCATCACGGTCGCCATCGCCATCCTCATCGGCGGGACCGCTGTGTCGGTGGCAGCAGTCCTGCCCATCGCCCTGTTGTTCCTCTCGGCGACGTTCGTCGGCGGGATGTTCGCGCGGTCGTTCAAGGAGCTCACCTTCGTCACCATCACCGTCTCCGTGTTCATGACCTCCTACGTGTTCGTCCCGGCCATCTTCACGGACGTGACGCCCATCGCGCTCATCTCGCCGCTGACGCTGGTCGTGATGGACCTGCAGAACGAGGCCGTGACGCTCGGAGAGTACACCTTCTCGACGCTCCCGTTCTACCTGACCTCGCTGGCCCTGTTCACCTTCGGTGCGGGCACCTACCGCGAGGAGGACATGTTCAGCCAGCGCCCGGTCCACCAGAAGGCGCTCGACGCCATCGCGACCCGGGTCCGTAACAAGAAGACGGTCGCGCTGGTGACCGCGCTGTTCCTCCCGTTCGTCTTCGTCGCCGAGTTGCTCGCCATCGCGGTGCTGTTCATCGTCCCGCCCGCGCTGTCGGTACCGGTGCTGTTCGGTGCCATCGCCCTCATCGAGGAGACCGCGAAGAGCATCCACGTCTACGCCGGGTTCGAGTACGCCCGGTTCGAGCGCTCGCCGAAGACCGCGGTCGTGCTCGGGCTGGTGAGCGGGTTCGCGTTCTTCGTCGCGGAGAAGCTCACCCTGCTGGTCCAGCTGGTCCAGTTGCAAGAGCTCACGCTCGGCCAGCGGGCGTACCCCGAGGCCGCGGCGACCGACCCCGTGGTCGTCCTCGGTCTGCTGTTGCTCCCGCTCGGACTGCACACCGTGACGGCGACCATCTCCGCGCTCGGTGCACAGCGCTCGAAACGGGCGTACGCGGCCGCCTTCCTGCTGGCGGTCGTGGTCCACGTGGCGTACAACATGGGGGTGACCCAGCTTGTCCCGTGA
- a CDS encoding ABC transporter permease, producing MSREPPRPEHGSSAAERESESRNGASWRARLTIARREIGSLRSEKTIVLALLIQLFVATFSSFLVVGLVSLYDPGSVEGYELDMAVTGNASDEVMQAVRQQSGISPTRYATVADARADFQDRRVDAVMVATQGEDGTVFVTTSVPKENLRTTIIVVQVRDTLESMEENLRREYRGSLEHTVLEVPQKRGSSPYFGFTYTVLVPLLMFLPVFISGSIAVDSLTEEMQRGTLELLRVAPVSLSDIVDAKLLATAVLAPLQAAVWLLLLWVNGTNIANWPMLVAMVAGLSFTVVTVGLTIALLSSDRRQAQFLYSTGVLGAITLTGLLPEHPANTIARLAIGSAGPFTWGFAVGYVLLGVVTYLGMRVGMRFVDAESV from the coding sequence TTGTCCCGTGAGCCGCCCCGTCCCGAACACGGGAGTTCGGCGGCCGAGCGCGAGAGTGAGTCCCGGAACGGTGCCTCGTGGCGCGCCCGGCTCACCATCGCGCGCCGGGAGATCGGCTCGCTCCGGAGCGAGAAGACCATCGTCCTCGCGTTGCTCATCCAGCTGTTCGTGGCGACGTTCTCCTCGTTCCTCGTCGTCGGGCTGGTGTCGCTGTACGACCCCGGGTCGGTCGAGGGGTACGAACTCGACATGGCCGTGACCGGCAACGCCTCCGACGAGGTCATGCAGGCGGTCCGCCAGCAGAGCGGTATCTCCCCCACCAGATACGCCACGGTCGCGGACGCCCGGGCGGATTTCCAGGACCGGCGGGTCGACGCGGTGATGGTCGCCACACAGGGCGAGGACGGGACGGTGTTCGTCACGACCAGCGTGCCGAAGGAGAACCTGCGGACGACCATCATCGTCGTCCAAGTCCGGGACACGCTGGAGTCGATGGAGGAGAACCTCCGGCGCGAGTACCGCGGGTCGCTCGAACACACCGTCCTCGAGGTGCCCCAGAAACGCGGCTCCAGCCCGTACTTCGGGTTCACCTACACCGTGCTGGTGCCCCTGCTGATGTTCCTCCCGGTGTTCATCAGCGGCTCCATCGCGGTCGACTCGCTGACCGAGGAGATGCAACGCGGGACCCTCGAGCTGTTGCGGGTCGCCCCTGTCTCGCTGTCCGACATCGTCGACGCCAAACTGCTCGCGACCGCCGTGCTCGCCCCCCTGCAGGCCGCGGTCTGGCTCCTGTTGCTGTGGGTAAACGGGACCAATATCGCGAACTGGCCGATGCTGGTGGCGATGGTCGCCGGGCTGTCGTTCACCGTCGTCACGGTCGGGCTGACCATCGCACTGCTGTCCTCCGACCGGCGACAGGCGCAGTTCCTCTACTCGACGGGGGTCCTCGGGGCGATCACGCTCACCGGCCTGCTGCCGGAACACCCCGCGAACACCATCGCCAGGCTCGCCATCGGCAGCGCCGGACCGTTCACCTGGGGCTTCGCAGTGGGCTATGTCCTGCTCGGGGTGGTGACCTACCTCGGGATGCGCGTCGGGATGCGCTTCGTGGACGCCGAGTCGGTCTGA
- a CDS encoding aldehyde dehydrogenase has translation MATKTAQRKERLLVGGEWVDSESTLPVTDLADGGHFAEVVAASPEQAEDALASAHAMKETLRETTLVERAEWMLEIADKLEAREEELAEVIVREAGKPISSARGEVGSAAERFRRAAEEIRHIKGQFREGTTAGHEGWEAIVKHEPVGTVLCITPYNYPLATTALQVAPALAAGNSVVLKPATKTPVSGAILAEVVNEVVPDGTLNFVTGKGSEIGDILAGDDRINAVAMTGSSGAGKHVAKESGMVNLHMELGGNAPAVVFPDADLDEAAAAAAKGSLKYAGQRCSAVSRVLAHEDIHDELVETIEEKMGDWVKGDLFDEDTDLGPLISEDQAEWVEGLVQDALDKGATLVTGGERDGRDFEPTLLADVPHDARIVHEEQFGPVCAVTKVADEDEAVALANEGDLALDAAVFTADYDRAMKLANVIDAGAVRINGAPSHGLGDIPFGGNKDSGIGREGLDASIHAFLRKKSIVL, from the coding sequence ATGGCTACGAAGACGGCACAGCGGAAAGAGCGGCTACTCGTCGGCGGCGAGTGGGTCGACAGCGAATCGACGCTCCCGGTAACCGACCTGGCCGACGGTGGGCACTTCGCGGAGGTCGTGGCTGCCTCCCCGGAACAGGCAGAGGACGCCCTCGCATCGGCACACGCGATGAAGGAGACCCTGCGAGAGACGACGCTCGTCGAGCGCGCCGAGTGGATGCTCGAGATCGCAGACAAGCTCGAGGCACGCGAGGAGGAACTCGCGGAGGTCATCGTCCGCGAAGCGGGCAAGCCCATCTCCTCGGCCCGTGGCGAGGTCGGCAGCGCGGCCGAGCGCTTCCGGCGCGCCGCCGAAGAGATTCGCCACATCAAGGGGCAGTTCCGCGAGGGCACCACGGCAGGCCACGAGGGCTGGGAGGCCATCGTGAAGCACGAGCCCGTCGGGACCGTGCTCTGCATCACCCCGTACAACTACCCCCTCGCGACCACGGCGCTGCAGGTCGCCCCGGCGCTCGCCGCGGGCAACAGCGTCGTCCTCAAGCCCGCGACGAAGACGCCCGTCAGTGGCGCTATCCTCGCGGAGGTCGTGAACGAGGTCGTCCCCGACGGGACGCTCAACTTCGTCACCGGCAAAGGGTCCGAGATCGGTGACATCCTCGCCGGCGACGACCGCATCAACGCGGTCGCGATGACCGGTTCCTCGGGCGCGGGCAAGCACGTAGCCAAGGAGTCCGGCATGGTCAACCTGCACATGGAACTCGGCGGGAACGCCCCCGCCGTCGTCTTCCCCGACGCCGACCTCGACGAGGCCGCCGCGGCCGCCGCGAAGGGCTCGCTCAAGTACGCCGGCCAGCGCTGTTCCGCCGTCTCCCGCGTCCTCGCGCACGAGGACATCCACGACGAACTGGTCGAGACCATCGAGGAGAAGATGGGCGACTGGGTCAAGGGCGACCTCTTCGACGAGGACACCGACCTCGGCCCCCTCATCTCCGAGGACCAGGCGGAATGGGTCGAAGGACTCGTCCAGGACGCCCTCGACAAGGGCGCAACGCTCGTCACGGGTGGCGAACGCGACGGCCGCGACTTCGAGCCGACCCTGCTCGCGGACGTCCCCCACGACGCCCGCATCGTCCACGAGGAGCAGTTCGGCCCGGTCTGTGCCGTCACGAAGGTCGCCGACGAGGACGAGGCCGTCGCGCTGGCGAACGAGGGCGACCTCGCGCTCGACGCCGCCGTCTTCACCGCGGACTACGACCGCGCGATGAAGCTCGCGAACGTCATCGACGCCGGTGCGGTCCGCATCAACGGTGCCCCGAGCCACGGGCTCGGCGACATCCCGTTCGGCGGCAACAAGGACTCCGGTATCGGGCGTGAGGGCCTCGACGCCTCCATCCACGCCTTCCTCCGCAAGAAGA
- a CDS encoding macro domain-containing protein: MQFTVVQGDIAQQSADALVNAAGTSLRMGSGVAGALRRGAGEGLNEAAMAKGPVDLGSVAVTDAFDLDADYVIHAAAMPHYGDGKATAESIRDATRNALAAADERGCESLVIPALGCGVAGFETAEGARLICEEIANYEPTALTDVRFIAYSDEEFETIRETASELQ; encoded by the coding sequence ATGCAGTTCACCGTCGTCCAGGGAGACATCGCACAGCAGTCCGCAGACGCACTGGTGAACGCGGCCGGGACCAGCCTCCGGATGGGGAGCGGGGTCGCGGGCGCGCTCCGCCGCGGGGCGGGCGAAGGACTCAACGAGGCGGCGATGGCGAAAGGGCCCGTCGACCTCGGGTCGGTCGCGGTGACCGACGCCTTCGACCTCGACGCCGACTACGTCATCCACGCCGCCGCGATGCCCCACTACGGCGACGGGAAAGCCACGGCCGAGAGCATCCGCGATGCGACCCGGAACGCGCTGGCTGCAGCCGACGAACGCGGCTGCGAGTCGCTCGTGATACCGGCACTCGGGTGTGGCGTCGCCGGCTTCGAGACTGCCGAAGGCGCACGGCTCATCTGCGAGGAGATAGCGAACTACGAACCCACGGCGCTGACCGACGTGCGGTTCATCGCCTACTCGGACGAGGAGTTCGAGACGATCCGCGAGACCGCGAGCGAGCTCCAGTAG
- the dpsA gene encoding DNA starvation/stationary phase protection protein DpsA has protein sequence MSTQKSVRQQANTVKSNPLRLDEKKAKQVIDALNTDLAATYTLYHQVRKHHWNVEGAEFRDIHIFLGDFAHELEEAADAQAERLQALGGAPHGSMTALADASPVTPEDDHVYDIRTSLHNDMEMGGDIIETMREHIEVATNLGDHATAHMLREQLLELEEFIHSIHHYLEDDTLVQ, from the coding sequence ATGAGTACCCAGAAGTCGGTCCGCCAGCAGGCGAACACGGTCAAATCGAACCCGCTCCGTCTCGACGAGAAGAAGGCCAAGCAGGTCATCGACGCGCTCAACACAGACCTCGCGGCGACGTACACGCTGTACCACCAGGTGCGCAAGCACCACTGGAACGTCGAGGGTGCTGAGTTCCGCGACATCCACATCTTCCTCGGCGATTTCGCGCACGAACTCGAAGAGGCAGCAGACGCGCAGGCAGAGCGCCTCCAGGCGCTGGGCGGTGCGCCCCACGGCAGCATGACGGCGCTGGCCGACGCCTCGCCCGTCACGCCCGAGGACGACCACGTCTACGACATCCGCACCTCGCTCCACAACGACATGGAAATGGGCGGCGATATCATCGAGACCATGCGCGAGCACATCGAGGTCGCCACGAACCTCGGCGACCACGCCACCGCCCACATGCTCCGCGAGCAGCTCCTCGAACTGGAGGAGTTCATCCACTCCATCCACCACTACCTCGAGGACGACACGCTCGTCCAGTAA
- a CDS encoding PKD domain-containing protein: MRALHTATVATLTTMVLFATMTLAVAPTVAATGPTSTATTPSVASDPAPGTLALQENTSPENESSGAEVTIYGPDKAVYDYTENFSIAVAGADVESVTWQFPDGSTATGTEASYRFMQEGNRTVTVVVETTDGETLNESATYTVLRFDDESAWNPVPALKFFGAVGFFVLLIVGLKVVALPLLMQEL; this comes from the coding sequence ATGCGTGCCCTCCACACCGCAACCGTCGCCACCCTGACGACGATGGTGTTGTTCGCCACGATGACGCTCGCCGTCGCCCCCACTGTCGCCGCTACCGGTCCCACCTCCACTGCCACCACCCCTTCCGTCGCCTCCGACCCAGCTCCGGGGACGCTCGCGCTGCAGGAGAACACCAGCCCAGAGAACGAGTCCAGTGGTGCCGAAGTCACCATCTACGGGCCCGACAAGGCCGTCTACGACTACACCGAGAACTTCAGCATCGCCGTGGCCGGGGCGGACGTCGAATCCGTCACCTGGCAGTTCCCCGATGGCTCGACGGCCACGGGGACCGAGGCCAGCTACCGCTTCATGCAGGAGGGGAACCGGACCGTCACGGTCGTCGTCGAGACGACCGACGGCGAGACGCTCAATGAGAGCGCGACCTACACCGTGCTCCGATTCGACGACGAGAGTGCCTGGAACCCGGTTCCGGCACTGAAATTCTTCGGGGCAGTCGGGTTCTTCGTCCTGCTCATCGTCGGGCTGAAGGTGGTCGCTCTCCCCCTGCTGATGCAGGAACTGTAG